A region of the Exiguobacterium aurantiacum DSM 6208 genome:
CGAAGTACATGTTTGAAATCCCGGTCGTCGTACACGAAAACACCGTCATTAGTCAAGGGCGATATGATGACAGCAAAGTTGAAGATTTTGTTAAGTATACGCTTACATCGAAAAAAAACGTTTAGAGGGGTTGCAAGACGGAAAAGTGATTGATAAGATGAACTCGTAGCGGTGGGACGTAAAAATAAAAGTGGGACAAAAAATGTCCACACTTGAGGTCGAGGGGGAATGAGGCATGATCCAGCAACTGATTCACGTTCAGAAGCAAATCGTCCCAGACCTGCTCGACACGCTCCGACATCGTTACGACATCTTACATTATGTCCGTTTGATGCAGCCGATCGGCCGCAGGACATTAGCCACGAGCCTCGGGCTGACGGAACGCATCTTAAGGCGAGAGGTCGACTTCTTGAAAGACCAAGGTCTGCTTGCAGTCGCCACTCAAGGTATTTCCCTTACAGAATCGGGCCGAAACGTTCTCCGGGACTTGCATGAGGTCATGGGAGAGATCCTAGGGATTTCAGAAGTCGCACGAGAACTCGAGCAAAAGCTCGGCGTTCGCCAAGTCGTCATCGTACCGGGAGACTCGGACGAGACGTTCTGGGTACAGCGGGATATCGGACGGGCCGCCGTCACGCAGTTAAAAGCGAGACTGGCACCGGACGACAATATCATCGCGGTCACAGGCGGGACGACGATGGCATCTGTCGCGGCGATGATGTCGCCCGACAAGAAAGAACGGCCGATGCATTTCGTGCCGGCACGCGGCGGCCTCGGAGAGACGCTTGAACTTCAAGCGAACACCGTCTGCTCTCGCATGGCGGACCGGGCACACGCCGACTATCATTTACTCCACATTCCGGACGAGGTTTCGCAAGAGACGTTCGAGCGGATGGTGGAGGAACCTAGCATAAAAAATGTCCTGGAAATGATTAGAGCGGCGCGAATAGTGGTACATGGAATTGGTGAGGCGGAAACGATGGCAAAACGTCGTCACGCCACGCCGGAGCATTTGCGGATGATCGAACGGCACGACGCCGTCGCCGAAGCGTTCGGATATTATTTCAACGCGGAAGGTGAAATCGTTCATCGGGTCAAGACAGTCGGCATTCAATTAGAAGAGCTCGACAATATGGACACCGTCATCGCGGTCGCTGGAGGAAAGTCAAAGGCACAGGCGATTGCCGCTTATGCGAAACACACGCCGAACATCATCCTCGTCACAGACGAAGGTGCGGCAACAGAATTATTAACTTGTTATTAAAGAGTTGACCCCCGTTGGCTCTTCAATAAATAGCTTCTACCCTAAGGAGGAAATTAACTATGGCAGTAAAAGTTGGTATTAACGGATTTGGACGTATCGGACGCTTGGCATTCCGCGAGATCATCAAGAACGAAGGAGTCGAAGTTGTTGCAATCAACGACTTGACTGACACGAAGATGCTTGCTCACCTTCTCAAGTATGACACGACACAAGGTCGTTTCGATGGAGACGTTGAAGTACACGACGATCATTTCCTCGTAAACGGCGAGAAAGTCGTTACACTTGCTAACCGCAACCCAGAAGAACTTCCATGGGGCGAGCTCGGTGTCGACATCGTTCTCGAATGTACTGGATTCTTCACAGACAAAGAAAAAGCGGAGCTTCACTTGAAAGCTGGCGCGAAAAAAGTTGTCATCTCGGCTCCAGCTACAGGTGACATGAAGACTGTCGTCTTCAACACGAACCACGACATCCTCGACGGTACAGAGACAGTGATCTCAGGTGCTTCATGTACGACAAACTGCTTGGCGCCAATGGCGAAAGTTCTCCAAGACCAGTTCGGAATCGTTGAAGGTCTCATGACGACAATCCACGCTTACACTGGCGACCAAAACACGCTTGACGCTCCACACCCGAAAGGTGACTTCCGTCGTGCACGTGCGGCAGCAGCGAACATCGTACCGAACACAACTGGTGCGGCTAAAGCGATCGGTCTCGTTATCCCAGAACTTCAAGGTAAACTTGACGGTGCGGCACAACGTGTACCAGTTGCAACAGGTTCACTCACAGAGCTCGTAACAGTTCTTGAGAAAACAGTTTCTGTTGACGAAATCAACGCAGCGATGAAAGCAGCAGCTAACGAATCATACGGCTACACAGAAGACGAAATCGTATCTTCTGACATCGTCGGCATCACGTACGGTTCACTCTTCGACGCGACACAAACGAAAGTCATGACAGTTGGCGACAAGCAACTCGTTAAGACAGTTGCATGGTACGACAACGAAATGTCTTACACTGCACAATTGGTTCGCACACTCAAGCACTTCGCTGAAATCGCGAAGTAAGTTCGTGAACTAAATAGAACCAAATAGGAGCGGAAACAAGAGATTGTTCTCCGCTCTATTTATGAAATTGAAATGCACGACACATGGAGGCGAAGGTTATGAACAAAAAGTCTATTCGTGACATCGATGTAAAAGGGAAACGCGTCTTCTGCCGCGTTGACTTCAACGTTCCACTCAAAGATGGCGTCATCCAAGACGAGACGCGCATCCAAGCAGCTCTCCCGACGATCAAACACTTGATCGACGGCGGCGCGAAAGTCATCTTGGCGAGCCACCTCGGCCGTCCAAAAGGCGAGAAGAACCCTGAGTTCTCACTCGCACCGGTCGCAGAACGTCTCGGGGAACTTCTCGGTAAAGACGTACCACTCGTCGAAGAGGCTTACGGTCCGGTCGCGGAAGAAGCAGTAGCGAAACTTTCTGAAGGCGACGTCGTCGTGCTTGAGAACGTTCGTTTCTACCCAGGTGAGACGAAAAACGATCCGGAACTCGCAAAAGGTTTCGCGGCGCTTGCTGACGTCTTCGTCAACGACGCGTTCGGTGCGGCTCACCGTGCCCACGCTTCGACGGAAGGCATCGCGCAAAACGTTGAGACGGCAGTTGCCGGTCTATTGATGGAAAAAGAACTTGAAGTACTCGGCAAGGCGCTCTCGAACCCGGATCGTCCGTTCACGGCCATCATCGGCGGTTCGAAAGTTGCTGACAAGATCGGGGTCATCGACCACCTTCTTGACATCGTTGACACGCTCATCATCGGTGGCGGTCTCTCGTACACGTTCTCGAAAGCACTCGGGCACGAAGTCGGGACGTCACTCCTTGAGGAAGACAAGCTCGACCTCGCACGTCAATTCATGAAAAAAGCAGAAGACAAAGGCGTGAAATTCTTGATGCCGGTCGACTGCGTCATCACGAAAGAATTCGGCGAAGAGACTTACGTCGGACCAGTCGATATCGACTCGATCCCTGCGGATCATATGGGTCTTGATATCGGACCGAAAACAGTCGAAATTTACGCGGAGGCAATTCGCGAATCGAAACTTGTCGTATGGAACGGACCGATGGGCGTATTCGAACTTGATAAATACGCGAACGGAACGAAAGGTGTCGCTCAAGCACTCGCAGACAGCGACGCATACTCGATCATCGGTGGTGGGGACTCAGCTGCTGCAGCTGCCAAGTTCGGCCTTGCAGACCAAATGAGCCACATTTCAACTGGTGGTGGCGCTTCACTCGAATTCATGGAAGGCAAGAAACTTCCAGGCGTCGAGGCGCTCAACGACAAGTAAAATAGAGGAGGGTTATCGATGCGTAAACCGATTATTGCAGGTAACTGGAAAATGAACAAAACACTCTCGGAAGCAGTCGCTTTCGTAGAGGAAGTCAAAAACAACGTCCCGTCAACAGACAAAGTTGACGCGGCAATCGGCGCACCAGCTGTCTTCCTAGCTCCAATGGTAGAAGCAGCAAAAGGATCAGACTTGAAGCTTGGTGCCCAAAACATGTACGACAAAGACAGCGGGGCATACACAGGTGAAACGAGCCCGGCCATGATCGCTGACCTCGGCGTGACGTACGTCATCCTTGGACACTCAGAGCGCCGTGAATACTTCGGCGAGTCGGATGCGTTCATCAACAGCAAAACGAAAAAAGCGTTCGAACACGGTCTTACGCCAATCGTTTGTGTCGGTGAAACACTCGAGGAACGTGAAGGCGGCAAGTTCGAAGAAGTCATCAAGACGCAAGTCGAAGGTGGCCTCGCGGACCTCTCAGCTGACCAAGTGAAACAACTCGTCATCGCTTACGAGCCAGTTTGGGCGATCGGTACGGGTAAATCAGCGGACGAAGCAGATGCGCAAAGCTCATGCAAATATGTTCGTGACGTGGTGAAAGGTCTTTACGGTGAAGACGTAGCGGCTGCAGTACGCATCCAATACGGCGGTTCTGTAAAACCTGAGAACATCAAGGAGTATATGGCGCAAGAAGACATCGACGGCGCACTCGTCGGCGGTGCTTCACTTGAAGCTGCTTCGTTCCTCAAGTTGTTGGAGGCGATTTAAATGGCAAGACCAGTCGCCCTCATCATCTTAGATGGTTTTGGCATGCGGAACGAGACGTTCGGTAACGCGGTCGCTGCGGCGGACAAACCGAACTTCGACCGCTTCTGGGAAACGTATCCGCATACGCTTCTCAACGCGCAAGGCGAGTACGTCGGCCTTCCGGAAGGACAGATGGGTAACTCGGAAGTCGGTCACTTGAACATCGGTGCCGGACGAGTCGTCTATCAGTCACTCTCGCGCGTCAATAACGCCATCAAAGACCGTTCTTTCTTCGACCGTCAAGCGATGAACCATTTGGCGGGACATGTGAAAAAGTACGATTCAAGTCTCCACATCATGGGCCTCGTCTCGGACGGTGGGATCCACTCCCACATTCAACACATGTTCGCTGTCGTTGAGTTCGCAAAACTTCATGGCATTGAAAAAGTATACATTCACGCTTTCACGGACGGCCGTGACTGTGATCCGAAATCAGGTGCAGGCTTTCTCGAAGAGACGGAAGCGAAGCTCGCTGAACTCGGTGTCGGTCAAGTCGCTAGCGTGTCTGGACGCTACTATGCCATGGACCGCGACAACCGTTGGGAGCGCGTCGAGAAAGTATACGACGTCCTCGTTAACGGCAAAGGAGAAGTCGGCACGAACGCCGTCGACGTCTTGAACCAGTCGTATGAAGCGGGCCTCACGGATGAGTTCGTCAACCCGACGGTCATCGAGAAAGACGGTCAACCGATCGCGACGATCAAAGACAACGACGCGATCATGTTCTTCAACTTCCGTCCGGACCGGGCGATCGAACTGGCGAAAGTGTTCAAAGAGAAGACCGGCTTCAAAGGCTTCGAACTTTCAAACACACATCCAGACAACATTTTGCTCGTCTCGATGACGAAGTTCTCGGATGAAATCGACACAGACATCGTTTTCCCACCGGAAGATTTGAAGAACACGCTCGGCGAAACGCTCGCCGCGCAAGGGTATAAACAGCTCCGCGCCGCGGAAACTGAGAAATACCCGCACGTCACGTTCTTCTTGAACGGACAACAAGAAACACCGTTTGAAGGCGAAGATCGTTTCCTCGTGCCGTCGCCGAAAGTCGCGACGTACGATTTGAAACCGGAAATGAGCGCATACGAGCTCACAGAAGGTCTCTTGGAGCGCATCGAGTCGGATACGTACGATGCGTATATCATCAACTACGCGAACCCGGACATGGTCGGTCATTCGGGTATGTTCGAACCGACGAAAAAAGCGGTCGAAGTCGTCGACGAATGCCTCGGTAAAGTAGTGGACGCACTCATTGCCAAAGGCGGCGCGGCGATCATCACGGCGGACCACGGGAACGCTGACCTCGTCACGAACCCGGACGGCTCACCGATGACGGCGCATACGACAGAACCTGTCCCATGTATCATCACGAAGTCAGGCGTTGAACTGAAACCAGTTCTAAAAGGCTCGCTTTGCGACCTCGCGCCGACGTTGATCGACCTTCTCGGTGCGGATCAACCGGCTGAAATGACCGGTACATCAATCGTTACAAAAAAATAATTTCCAACCAAAAAGGAGAGAATTAATATGTCAATGATTACAGAAATTTACGCACGCGAAATTTTGGATTCACGCGGTAACCCAACAATCGAAGTAGAAGTCTTCACAGAAGACGGCGGTTTCGGCCGTGCCCTCGTCCCATCAGGCGCATCAACTGGTGAGCACGAAGCAGTCGAACTCCGCGATGGCGACAAGTCACGTTACCTTGGTAAAGGCGTACTTAAAGCCGTTGCTAACGTAAACGACACAATCGCACCAGAACTCATCGGCTACGATGTCTTCGACCAAAACGCACTCGACGCTAAAATGATCGAGCTCGACGGTACGAAAAACAAAGGTAAACTCGGCGCTAACGCGATTCTCGGTGTCTCTATGGCAGCAGCACACGCAGCAGCAGACGAGCTCGGCCTTCCACTTTACACGTACCTCGGTGGATTCAACGCGAAGACGCTCCCAACTCCAATGATGAACATCATCAACGGTGGTTCGCACGCTGACAACAACGTTGACTTCCAAGAGTTCATGATCATGCCTGTAGGCGCGCCATCGTTCCGCGAAGCGCTCCGAATGGGTGCAGAAGTATTCCACGCCCTCAAATCAGTTCTTTCTGGTATGGGCCTCAACACAGCTGTCGGTGACGAAGGTGGTTTCGCACCAAACCTTAAGTCAAACGAAGAAGCGATCACAGTTATCCTTGAAGCGATCGAAAAAGCTGGTTACAAAGCTGGCGAAGACATCTACCTCGCGATGGACGTTGCATCGTCTGAGTTCTATGACAAGTCGACTGGCAAGTACGAACTCGCTGGCGAAGGCAAGTCAATGACAACTGCTGAGCTCGTAGACTTCTACGCTGAGCTCGTTGACAAGTACCCAATCATCTCAATCGAAGACGGTTGCGACGAGAACGACTGGGACGGCTTCAAGCTTCTCACTGACAAGATCGGCCACAAAGTTCAACTCGTTGGGGATGACCTCTTCGTAACGAACACTGAGAAATTGGCTGAAGGTATCGAGAAAGGCATTTCGAACTCGATCCTCATCAAAGTTAACCAAATCGGTACGCTCACAGAAACATTCGACGCGATCGAAATGGCTAAAAAAGCTGGCTACACAGCTGTTATCTCACACCGTTCTGGTGAAACAGAAGATGCGACAATCGCGGACATCGCTGTTGCGACAAACGCTGGTCAAATCAAAACTGGTTCGCTCTCGCGTACAGACCGTATCGCGAAGTACAACCAACTTCTCCGCATCGAAGACATGCTCGGCGATGTAGCGAAATACGACGGCATCAAGTCGTTCTACAACCTCAAAAAATAATTGATTGTTTTCAGGCTCGCCTTATGGCGGGCCTGTTTTTTGTTGTTTCACCCGTCTTGGCGGCACCGATGCTTTCTGCAGGCAATCCACGGAGCCTCCTCGCACTTCGTGCTTGCGGGGTCTCCGTTAGATTGCTTTCCTGCAAGAGTCACGGTGCCGCTTGGACGGGATTGTACGTCCCGTCTCGAGCATGATGGCAAGAACTATTATCAATCCTTCGTCCTGCTGTATACTGAACTTGTTATGTATGAGGAGTAGGGGGAGTCGTATGGACCAATCGCATGAGCAAGAGAAGAGGTTGAGCGGTGGGAACTTGTCAATCGTCCACAAAAAAGGCAACCACGTCTATCGAACGAAGAAAGAGGGAAGTGCAAATATCCATTGGTTGTTAACACATTTGGAGGCGTGCGGGGTATCAGGCGTTCCGCGATTTGTCGGGGTGGATAATCAGGGCCGAGAGGTGTTGACGTATCTCGAAGGCGAGACGGCCGATTATCCGTTAAAGGTGTACATGTGGTCAGATGAGGCGATTCAAGACGTCGCACGATTGATGCGCCGGCTTCATGACGCGACCGCGGATGTCGAGTGGCCTTCTGACTGGCGGCCGCTCGACAATACGCCAGAACCGTTTGAAGTGATTTGCCACAACGACTTCGCCGTCTACAATACGATTTTTTATGATGAGAAAGTGGCAGGGGTCATCGACTTTGATTTGGCGGCGCCCGGACCACGAGCGTGGGATATCGTCTATGCACTCTATACGTTCGTCCCACTCAGCCGGCGTCATCAAGCCGAGTCGGGTAAAGTCGTTCACTATGAGGCGAATCGTGATGATGGGACGTACCGACGACGAGTCGCTCTCTTCTTTGAGGCGTACGGCTGGGAAGGTTCGACAAAGGAGTTGCTGGACATGCTGCTGTTACGGATAGAAGCGCTTTGTCTGTTGATACAGAGAAAAGCGGTGGAAGGGGATACTGCGTTTCAATCGATGATGGACGAAGGGCATTACGATCACTATCAAACAGAGTATCGTTTCATCCAAACGAACGGCCATAAATGGTTTTAAGAGGTCGTTCGGGCGGAGCATATCCGCCTCCGATTCCGGGAATAGGATAGTGTAGGTAAAAGGGGGCGGTCGTCATGATGATGAGCGGTTTTCTGTTACTCCTGATTGCACTCGGTGTCGGCGGTTGGTTCCTGTACAAGTATATGGACAACCGGAAATGGTCGTGACGCATGTCACGGCCGTTTTTTACATGCGTGAATCGGGGCAAATTGGGTATAATCAGATACAGCAGCTAAAAAAGGAGAGACGTCCATGACACGCGTACGAAAAGCCATCATTCCGGCCGCCGGGCTCGGCACCCGATTCTTACCGGCGACGAAGGCGATGCCAAAAGAGATGCTCCCGATTGTCAACAAACCGACGATCCAATTCATCGTGGAAGAAGCCGTCGCTTCCGGCATCGAGGACATCATCATCGTGACCGGGAAGAACAAGCGCGCGATCGAGGATCACTTCGACCGGGCCATCGAGCTCGAACAAAACCTCGAGTCGAAAGGGAAGACGGAGCTCCTCGAGTCGGTCCGTCACTCGTCGAATCTCGCGAACATCCATTACATACGCCAACAAGAGCCGAAAGGACTCGGCCACGCGATTTGGTGCGCCCGAAAGTTCATCGGCGACGAGCCGTTCGCGGTCCTGCTCGGGGACGACATCATCGAGTCGGACGTGCCGGCGACGCAGCAGTTGATCGAGCAATACGAACGGTATCACCGTTCGATCATCGGTGTGCAGCGCGTGCCGTATGAAATGACGAAACGATATGGTATAATTGACCCGCTTGCCGTCGAAGGAAAGCTCATCCCGGTCCGGACATTCGTTGAGAAACCGCCGGTCGAGGAGGCCCCTTCGAACCTCGCCATCCTCGGCCGCTACATTTTGACGCCGGACGTCTTCGAGGCGTTGTCGGACCAACAAGTCGGGGCCGGGGGCGAGATTCAACTGACGGACGCCATCGCGCGACTGAACGAGGTCGAGACGGTGTACGCCTATGAGTTTGACGGGCGCCGTTTTGACGTCGGGGAACCGATCGGCTTCATCGAGGCGACGATCGCCCATGCACTGTGCGACCCAGATTTAAAAGCCAACGTCCATGCGCTCTTGAAGCGATTCGTGGACGAACTCGAACAACAGTAAGGTGTGTTATTTTTGAAAACAATGTTAATGGTCTGTCAAAACTATTATCCGGAGATCGGCAGTGCCGGCAACCGGATGCAAAATATTACGCATCTCATGAAAGAACGCGGCTATGACGTCGAGGTCATCACGGCCGCGCCGTCGTATCCGAACTTCAACTTGTATCAAGACGACCGCTTCTGGAATGACAAGGCGCTCAACAACCAGCCGTTCATCAAGCGACTCATCACGAAGAAACGGAAGCACACGTCGAACATGGTGAGCCGTCTCGCCTTGTTCCTCGAACAGATGTTCAAAGGCGTCGCCGCCGTACGGACGCTCGACAAAAAACCGGATGTCGTCTTCGCGACGACCCCGTCTTTTTTTATGGCGTTCGTCGGCGTTTACGCGAAACGGAAGTACGGCGTGCCGTTCGTCTTGGACGTCCGTGACTTATGGCCCGAATCGGTGAAAGGGGTCGGCGTCTTCAAGTACGACTGGATGCTCACGCCGGCGTTCTTGTTTGAGAAGCGTCTGTATAAAACGGCTGACGCCATCATCATCAACTCGGAAGGGTTCCGCAGTTATCTTCGCCAACGCGGCGTCGACAACGACATGATCCACTATATGCCGAACTCGATTCGCGAGAGCGAGCGCAACTTGGAACGGACCGTCCCGGCAGATGACCGGATGGAGATTTTATACGCCGGTAACATGGGACTCGCCCAAGACGTGTCGCTCTTGCTTGAACTCGCGGAGCGGTTCCGCGACGAACCGCGCGTCCATTTCAAATTGATCGGATACGGTTATCGGAAGAACGAGCTGAAACAGACGATCAAAGACCGCGGTTTCAAAAACTTCCTCTTCCTTGAGGCGATGCCGCGGACCGAGGCGTTCCAGGCGATCAAAAACGCGGATGTCGCGTTCGTCAGCTTGATTGACCAAGACGTGTTCGACACGGTCATCCCGGGCAAGTTGATCGACTACATGGCGGTCGGTAAACCGATCGTCGCGGCGGTGTCAGGCCATGCGGCGAATGTCATCGAAGCGGCGGAAGTCGGATACGTGTCACGCAAACGTGACATCGATGAGATTGAACGCTCGCTCCGGACGTTGCTCGAACGCCCTGAGCTGCGCGACAAGTACGGCGCGAACGGCGTCCGTTACGTGAAAGACAACTTATGTTGGGAAAACAATATACACGTCCTCGAAGACGTGATCGAAAAAGTAACGATGGAGGAAACACGATGAAGGTATGTATGTTTGTATGGAACCATTTCACGAATGACGCCCGCGTCCTTCGCGAATGTTCGGCGCTCGCCGAGGCAGGGTATGAGGTCGATCTGATCGCCCTGCAAGATCCGAAAAACAAGGAGCTCCCGGCTGAAGAGATGCGTCCGGAAGGATTCCGCGTCATCCGCGTGAAACGCCAACCGTCACTCCTCGTCAACGGGATGAAGGCGCTCAAATCGGTACGGACGTGGGTATCTGAGAAGAAGACACGTAAAATCGGGGCCGGTCTCGTCGGTGCCGGCCTGTTCGTCCTCGCCCCGCTGACGATGATCGGGCTCGGTGCCGCGGCTGGGGCGATCCTGCTCCCACCGGTCCGGAAAAACATCGTCAACTTGAGCGCGATGCTCGAGATGGTGTTCGCTTCGACGAAGAAGTCGTATGATTTCTACCACGCCAACGACTTGAACACGCTCCCGCAGGCACTCATCGCCGGGAAGCTCGTCAACAAAGGCAAAATCGTCTACGACTCGCACGAAGTCCAGACGGACCGGACCGGCTACGGCTACATCCAAAGTAACCTTGAAGGCTGGCTCTTGCCATACGTCGACACGATGATGGTCGAGAACCATACGCGTGCGGCGCACAACGAGAAGTTGTACGGCTTCTATCCGTACGTGCTCCACAACTATCCGTTCTATCGTCCGCTCGACTTCTCGCTCCGGAAAGACTTGCACGCGTTGCTCGACTTGCCGAGCGATGAGAAGATCTTGTTATACCAAGGCGGCATTCAAGCCGGTCGTGGTCTCGAACAGCTCATCCTCGCGGCGAAAGACTTCAAGGAAGGCACGCTCGTCATGATCGGGGACGGGAAACTGAAGCCGACAATCAAGCAGATGATTGAAGACGAAGGCGTGGCGGACCGCGTCAAGATGATTGACAAAGTGCCGGTCGAGGCGTTACCGTACTATACGATGAACGCGTATCTCGGCTTCCAAGTGTTGAACAATGTCTGCTTCAACCACTATTCGGCGTCATCGAACAAGCTGTTCGAATATTTGATGGCCGAAGTGCCGGTCGTGTCATGCGACTTCCCGGAAATCGAACGTGTCGTCGCCGGGAACGACGTCGGTGTCGTCGTCGACTCGCACGACCCACAATCGATCGCCGAAGGCGTCAACCGTTTGCTTGAAGACGAGGCGCTCTACGCCCGTGTGAAAGAGAACACGAAGACGGCACGTGAACAATATAATTGGGATTTGGAAAAAGAGGCACTCTTGTCCGTCTACGAAAACGTCGCAGACCGCAAGTTGCCGATTATGAAAGACGGTGCGCCAAAGCCAGTATAACGAGAAGACTGCGGTTTTGGCCGCGGTCTTTTTTCTGTGGAAGGGGGAAAACTTATGAAACGTCAACAACAACATCTATTGCGTCAACAAGTATGGAAGAAACTCCAATCGATCTCCGTGAAGGACATCGCCTGGATCATCGCCGGTTCGTTCATCCTCGCTTTCGGGGTGAACTACTTCACCGTCCCGAACGACTTCTCAGAAGGGGGTCTGCTCGGGGTGACGATCATCTTGTTCTATTTGTTCGAATGGGATCTCGGCGTCACATCGATCATCGGGAACGGGATTTTGTTCATCATCGGGTATAAGCTACTCGACCGCCGGACGATGGTGTACTCCGTCGTCGCGGTCGTCGCGACATCATTTTTCCTGAGCATCACCCATAGCTGGGGCAGCCCGTCCGAAGACAAGTTACTCGCGGCCATTTACGCCGGGATCATGATCGGCGTCGGTATCGGCATGGTGCTCCGCGTCGGCGGAACGACCGGGGGCGGTGTCATCATCGCCCGGCTCATGGAGCGGTATCTCCACTTGAGCGTCGCCGTGTCGATGTTCATCATCGATGCCATCGTCGTCGGGATGTCAGGTATTTTCCTCGGCGAGCAAGTCGTCCTCTATACGCTCATCGCCATCATCATCGGCTCTTGGGTCATCGACCTCGTCGCCGAAGGTTTGAACATCCGTAAAGCCGTCACGATCATCAGCGACAAACAAGAAGAGCTCGCCGTCGTCTTGACCGAGACGCTCGGCCGTTCGGCGACGATCATCCACGGACATGGCTACTACACGAAGCAGGACAAGAACATGCTCTATATGATCGTCGACAAGCGCCAAGTCGGTCCGCTCAAGAAAATCGTCGAAGTGACCGATCCGCGTGCCTTCGTCGTCATCCACCAAGTGAAAGAGGTCATCGGCGAAGGGTTCAGCTACCCGTCCCGATAATTAGAAAGCTGGTGTTTTGACGTCAACTTCTATATAATAAAAGGCGTGTAAAAAGAAGGAGGAACTGACTACTATGCAAACGATCGCTACAATCAGCCTACTCGTCGTGGCTGTCTTATTGATTGTCGTCGTACTGCTCATGTCAGGTCGGTCGCAAGGTCTTGGGGCGATTGCAGGTGGCGCGGAGCAGTTGTTCGGCCGCCAGAAAGCGCGCGGCTTCGACGCTGTTTTGAACCGAACTGCAGCTGTACTAGGCACGTTGTTTTTCATTTTAGGATTACTAGTCGCATCATTATGATGAAAGGCTGATCGTTCTCGATTTTTACGTGAGGCGGTCAGCTTTTGTTTTTTTACAATTTTTTTTGGGAATATTGGAATGTACGAGGAGATGACTTGAACGATGAAAGTGACTGCACCGAAACCGTTTTTCTTTGAAGGCGGACCACGTGCCGTGTTGATGTTACATGGCTTTACCGGATCGAGCGCGGACGTCCGCATGCTCGGCCGTTTCCTACAAAAAGAAGGCTACACTTGCATGGGACCCCAGTATCGGGGACATGGCGTCCCGCCGGAAGAATTGCTTCAGTTCGGACCAGCCGACTGGTGGCAAGACGTGCAAGACGCGTATGAAGCGCTAAAAGACAAAGGGTATGACGAAATCGCCGTCTGTGGCCTCTCGCTCGGCGGCG
Encoded here:
- the gpmI gene encoding 2,3-bisphosphoglycerate-independent phosphoglycerate mutase, which encodes MARPVALIILDGFGMRNETFGNAVAAADKPNFDRFWETYPHTLLNAQGEYVGLPEGQMGNSEVGHLNIGAGRVVYQSLSRVNNAIKDRSFFDRQAMNHLAGHVKKYDSSLHIMGLVSDGGIHSHIQHMFAVVEFAKLHGIEKVYIHAFTDGRDCDPKSGAGFLEETEAKLAELGVGQVASVSGRYYAMDRDNRWERVEKVYDVLVNGKGEVGTNAVDVLNQSYEAGLTDEFVNPTVIEKDGQPIATIKDNDAIMFFNFRPDRAIELAKVFKEKTGFKGFELSNTHPDNILLVSMTKFSDEIDTDIVFPPEDLKNTLGETLAAQGYKQLRAAETEKYPHVTFFLNGQQETPFEGEDRFLVPSPKVATYDLKPEMSAYELTEGLLERIESDTYDAYIINYANPDMVGHSGMFEPTKKAVEVVDECLGKVVDALIAKGGAAIITADHGNADLVTNPDGSPMTAHTTEPVPCIITKSGVELKPVLKGSLCDLAPTLIDLLGADQPAEMTGTSIVTKK
- the gap gene encoding type I glyceraldehyde-3-phosphate dehydrogenase produces the protein MAVKVGINGFGRIGRLAFREIIKNEGVEVVAINDLTDTKMLAHLLKYDTTQGRFDGDVEVHDDHFLVNGEKVVTLANRNPEELPWGELGVDIVLECTGFFTDKEKAELHLKAGAKKVVISAPATGDMKTVVFNTNHDILDGTETVISGASCTTNCLAPMAKVLQDQFGIVEGLMTTIHAYTGDQNTLDAPHPKGDFRRARAAAANIVPNTTGAAKAIGLVIPELQGKLDGAAQRVPVATGSLTELVTVLEKTVSVDEINAAMKAAANESYGYTEDEIVSSDIVGITYGSLFDATQTKVMTVGDKQLVKTVAWYDNEMSYTAQLVRTLKHFAEIAK
- a CDS encoding sugar-binding transcriptional regulator: MIQQLIHVQKQIVPDLLDTLRHRYDILHYVRLMQPIGRRTLATSLGLTERILRREVDFLKDQGLLAVATQGISLTESGRNVLRDLHEVMGEILGISEVARELEQKLGVRQVVIVPGDSDETFWVQRDIGRAAVTQLKARLAPDDNIIAVTGGTTMASVAAMMSPDKKERPMHFVPARGGLGETLELQANTVCSRMADRAHADYHLLHIPDEVSQETFERMVEEPSIKNVLEMIRAARIVVHGIGEAETMAKRRHATPEHLRMIERHDAVAEAFGYYFNAEGEIVHRVKTVGIQLEELDNMDTVIAVAGGKSKAQAIAAYAKHTPNIILVTDEGAATELLTCY
- the tpiA gene encoding triose-phosphate isomerase; this encodes MRKPIIAGNWKMNKTLSEAVAFVEEVKNNVPSTDKVDAAIGAPAVFLAPMVEAAKGSDLKLGAQNMYDKDSGAYTGETSPAMIADLGVTYVILGHSERREYFGESDAFINSKTKKAFEHGLTPIVCVGETLEEREGGKFEEVIKTQVEGGLADLSADQVKQLVIAYEPVWAIGTGKSADEADAQSSCKYVRDVVKGLYGEDVAAAVRIQYGGSVKPENIKEYMAQEDIDGALVGGASLEAASFLKLLEAI
- a CDS encoding phosphoglycerate kinase is translated as MNKKSIRDIDVKGKRVFCRVDFNVPLKDGVIQDETRIQAALPTIKHLIDGGAKVILASHLGRPKGEKNPEFSLAPVAERLGELLGKDVPLVEEAYGPVAEEAVAKLSEGDVVVLENVRFYPGETKNDPELAKGFAALADVFVNDAFGAAHRAHASTEGIAQNVETAVAGLLMEKELEVLGKALSNPDRPFTAIIGGSKVADKIGVIDHLLDIVDTLIIGGGLSYTFSKALGHEVGTSLLEEDKLDLARQFMKKAEDKGVKFLMPVDCVITKEFGEETYVGPVDIDSIPADHMGLDIGPKTVEIYAEAIRESKLVVWNGPMGVFELDKYANGTKGVAQALADSDAYSIIGGGDSAAAAAKFGLADQMSHISTGGGASLEFMEGKKLPGVEALNDK